GGGAACGCAGCGATGATCAGGACGTTAGTACACAGTGATGCCCAGGTGAATACCGGCATTTTGAACAGGTCCATGCCCGGTGCACGCATCTTCAGAATGGTAACGAAGAAGTTGATACCGGTCAGTGTGGTACCGATACCGGACAGCTGGAGACTCCAGATCCAGTAATCGACCCCGACGCCAGGACTGTACTCCACCCCGGAAAGCGGCGGATAAGCCAACCAGCCGGTCTGTGCGAACTCGCCCACACCCAGAGAGATGTTCACCAGGATCACACCGATCGCGGTAAACCAGAAGCTCAGGTTGTTCAGGAACGGGAAGGCAACGTCACGTGCACCGATTTGCAGCGGTACCGCGATGTTCATCAGACCTACCACGAATGGCATCGCCACGAAGAAGATCATGATCACGCCGTGAGCGGTGAAGATCTGGTCGTAGTGGTGCGGCGGTAGAATGCCGGCTTCCCCAGCGGAAGCCATCACTTGTTGGGTACGCATCATTACCGCATCGGCAAAGCCGCGCAGCAACATGACGAATGCCATGATGATGTACATGATACCCAGTTTTTTGTGGTCAATGGAGGTGAACCATTCAGACCACAGGTACTGCCACTTACCAAAATAGGTGATGGCCGCAACCAGCGCCAGACCACCTAAGATGATAGCGGCGACCGTAACCACGATAATGGGTTCGTGGTATGGCACTGCATCCAGTGTTAATTTTCCGAACATCGTATTATTCCTCGGCTCCCGCGGAAGCGGCGTGACTCATGTCCATACCTTCATGCTGTGGCATGTCCATCTTCCCGTGGCTCATCTTGAACTTATCAATAACTTGCTTGAACAGTTCTGGATTCGTCGTAGAGAAATATTCCACCGGGTGATTTTCGCTTGGCGTAGCCAGTTTCTCGAAATCATCCATGGTGTTCAGCGCGTTAGGTGCCGCTTTAACTTTGGCAACCCACTGCTGGAATTCCGCATCGTCTTTAGTTGCAATGGCTTTGAATTTCATACCAGAGAAACCACGACCACTGAAGTTCGCAGAGATACCGTCAAATGTTCCTGGCTCGTTGGCGATCAGATGCAGTTTGGTCTGCATACCGGCCATTGCATAAATCTGGCTGCCGAGAGTAGGAATAAAGAAGGAGTTCATCACGGAGTTGGAGGTGATCTTGAAGTTCACCGGAGTATTTGCCGGGAAGGCAATCTGGTTAACGGTGGCAATACCCTGTTCCGGGTAAATGAACAGCCATTTCCAGTCCAGCGCCACTACATCGATCTCAACCGGTTTAACGTCAGAAACCAGCGGTTTGCTCGGCTCCAGCGCGTGGGTTGATTTCCAGGTCAAAACGCCGAGGAAGATAATGATCAGGATCGGAATGGTCCAGACCACGGCTTCCACTTTGTTCGAGTGTGACCAGTTAGGGCTATAGGTTGCATTAGTATTGGTTGCCCGATATTTCCAGGCAAAAAATACTGCCATGAAGACTGCCGGGATAACGACGATCATCATCAAGCCAAAAGCTGTCAGAATCAACGAACGTTGCTCCAGTGCAATCTGTCCTTTGGGATTTAACAACGCACTATCGCAGCCACTGAGTAATACAGCGCCTGCAATTAATGACAAAATCCCCAAACTTTTATTGTATTTACTGAGTCTCATTTAACGACCTCAATGACAAAGGGCTCTATTGTCGTTTAAGTGTGCGCGCATTTTACGGGAAGGTTTATGCAGTGTAAACCAGCATAAGGATGTGTCAGAAGGCTGTTGACACCTTTTGCTAAGGGTGTCACAGATGTTACGCAGGGTGACAAATTATTAACTGCGACAAGCAGTTGGCGTTAATATAACAAAAAACAATGGTAGAAACCGCAGAAAAATCAGGGAAAGTATAAACCGTACTCTTAATGCTCATTTATTTAACATTTCTGTATCATTTTTGCGATGAGTTTAATACAAACTAATTGCTCACCGGATTTAAATATTACCGCGAAGTTGTTAATTTAATGTTTCTAATTCGCGTTAAAAAAAATGCTATTGGTAAAATCAGTTCCTGATATTTTTTGCGCCATTTATTTGTCATTCACAAATAGCGATGAGTTAACGGTGATTGCCCGGCGACATTTTTCTTAATGCCAAACTGTCCAAAATTACGCCGAGTGCAACGGCCAACAGGGCAAATGCCATGCCGGCTTCAAACATCGGCGTAAGCAGCGCGTTGATTGGCAAAACTCCGCTGGCATTAAGCGCCAACGCCAGCAGCCATAACGCCAGCAGGCCACAGCCAACACTAAATAGACGTACCGTCCAGCGGTAGCCTTGCGGCCATAAGCTGCGCATCACAAACTCACCACTTTGCTGGATGCTATGTAACGTGCCGCGACATAGCCACAACAGCAGCAAACCCGGCACACCGGCAAATACCGTAAAGGCATAAAAAGCTGGCCAGCCCCAAAGCTCAACCAGCCAACCGGCTGCAGGGCCAACGTAAACGCGTCCTACCGCCGAAAGGGCCGAGAGCAGCGCGAACTGGGTGGCGGAGAAGGATTTATTACACAGTGTCATTAACAAGGCGACAAAAGCCGCTGTGCCCATACCGCCGCACAGGTTTTCAATGAAGACCGCGCTGGCCATACTCCCAAGATGCGGAGGCGTCACGGCCAATAGCCAGTAAGCAAAGTTTGAGACAGCTTGTAGCACGCCGAAAATCATTAATGCACGGAACAGACTTAAGCGCTGCATCAGCACGCCGCCATATAGCGCGCCAATAATCGTAGCAAGCAAGCCGAGCGTTTTGTTGACCAGTCCGACGTCGCCGGCGCTGAAACCCACGCCGCGAATCAGGAATGTGGTGGTGAGCGAAGCGGCAAACGCATCGCCGAGCTTATAAAGGATAATCAGGGTGATCAGCAGCCAGGCATTGTTACGCTGGAAGAAGTCTTTAAGCGGGAACGTTACTGCCTGACGTAATGAATGTGGTTCACGCGCTGGCATTGTCGGCTCTTTAGCCAGTAATGTCGCGATCAGCCCTGGCACCATCAACAGCGCCATCAGCCAGTACGTGGCTTGCCAGCCGAGATAGCGATCCGCTAACCAAAGCGCGAGTCCGCCCGAAATCAGCATCGCCAGACGATAACCTAGCACGGTGATGGCCGCGCCGCTGCCGCGCTCTTCCGGCGGTAGCACGTCGGTTTTCCAGGCATCAAACACGATATCCTGCGAAGCCGAACAGAACGCCACCAAAACCGCCAACGCCGCCAGCAGCGTTAAGTCACGCGAGGGTTGCATAAAGCCCATGGCAATAATGCCGCCAATCAGTGCCAGCTGAGTGACCAGCAGCCAGCCGCGACGCCGGCCAAGAAACGGCGGCGTATAGCGATCCATCATCGGCGACCACAGAAACTTAAATACGTAAGCCTGGCCGACAAGGGAGAAGAAACCAATCGTTTTCAGGTCAACGTTCTCAACCGTCATCCACGCCTGTAACGTCCCGGCGGTTAACGCCAGTGGTAAGCCAGAGGCAAAACCGAGCAGCAGCAATACCGCCGCATTACGTTGGGTAAAAATACGCAGATAATGAGATGTCATAGCCAACCTGGAATGAAGCCCGGCCAGAAGTGACCGGGCAAATTACTGCGGAAATTAGCGGGCGTTCTGCTTAATGAAGTTGTGAACGCTGGTGTCCTGCGCCATATCAGCAATCACGTCACTCAGCGTTGAGTTAACCGCGTTGGTGATCTTCGCGTTGGTAGCGGTAAACGCACCTTCTACGCTGTAAGTCTGGCGATAGTTTTTCACCTGCTTGTTGCCGTTTTTCGCGGTAGCGATGATGGAGATATCGGCTTTAGTCGTAATGCTATAGCGCACGTTGCCCTGTGTTACATCAGCATATAGACCGTTCACCACAATTTGCAGATCTACCGCACCGCTTGGGCCGATCATATAACCGCGTGACGTCATCTGCTTCTCCAACACTTCCTGCAGCAGGAAGCGCAGGTCGCGTGAAGGCGTCAGCGTAATCAGTTGACCATCGCGGTTGACTTTCGCCAGCGCCTGATCGGAACGTTGATCGGCACCGTTAACACTGATGGTAACGCCCATCAGACTTGGATCTTGCTGCGGCAGTTGAATCTTCGGTTGAATATCCAACGTGGTGTTGTTGCTGGCACAGCCGGCCAAAATAAAAGCAGCCAGCAGAGGGAATAACAGTTTTTTCAACATACTCATTCTCGTTAGCATATAGGTTGGTTTGCAAAACTGCGGCCATCATAGCATTGCGCAGCGGTGAAAAAAGCCCCGGGCTAATGGAAATTGATTGTAAAGGCTTTTTTCAGACGGGCAGAAACCCCACCCGGTTGACCTGAAGCATAAGCGGGTTACTATGCGCAGCGTCGAGGGATTTATTTGCGGCTAACCCGCGGAAGCGGTGAAAAACCTACTAATATTTAAACAGATGGGCACAGCGCTCGCCGGAGAGGAGTGTTAATCATGATTCGCGAACAAATAGAAGAAAAGTTGCGTAACGCTTTCGAGCCTGCACATCTTGAAGTGCATGATGAAAGCTACCGTCATAACGTGCCCGCCGGTTCTGAAAGTCACTTTAAAGTGGTGATTGTCAGCGATCGATTTACCGGTCAGCGCTTTCTGCAACGCCATCGCGCCATTTATGGTGAACTGGCAGCCGAGTTAGCGGGCAGCGTACACGCGCTGGCACTGCATACTTACACGCAAAAAGAGTGGGATGGATTGCAGGATACGGTTCTGGCCTCACCCAATTGTCGCGGTGCAGGAACCCTTGCCTGAATTCATTTCATCACCTTCCTCAAAACGGCCTGCGGGCCGTTTTCTTTTCATTTATTCCCTCCAAACGCGATCTACGGCGCAAAAAAGCAGCAAAACCGCCAAAAAGTGGTGAGTTTGCAGCCTCGACTCATTCCAGCGATGCCGCTATAATGCGGCGTCTATTTTTCCGGAATGTCTTCGGGACGCTTCTGGTAACAGGGATTAGGTTCTGCCTGCAGAGGCCGTCCCGGTTGTTGGATACGGCGCATTTATGTGTGGTGTCTGAAGTTGACCGAGCACGTGATTTTTTGAGGTAACAAGATGACAGTTTCAGTAGAAACCACTCAGGGTCTGGGCCGTCGCATTTCGATTACTGTTGCAGCTGACAGCATCGAGAGCGCAGTGAAGAAAGAACTGGTGGAAGTGGCTAAGAAAGTCCGTATCGACGGTTTCCGTAAAGGCAAAGTGCCGGCACACATCATTTCTCAGCGCTACGGTGCTTCTGTTCGCCAGGACGTGCTGGGCGAGCTGATGACGCGCAACTTCGTTGACGCCATCATCAAAGAGAAAATCAATCCGGCTGGCGCACCAAACTATGTGCCGGGCGAATATAAAGAAGGCGAAGATTTCACCTACGCGGTCGAGTTCGAAGTGTATCCAGAAGTTGAGCTGAAAGGCCTGGATGCTATCGAAGTCGAGAAGCCAGTAGTAGAAGTGACTGACGCTGACGTTGATACCATGCTGGAAACCCTGCAGAAGCAGCAGGCGACCTGGAAAGAGAGCGATGCTGCAGCGACTGCAGAAGATCGCGCAACCATCGACTTCAGCGGTTCTGTTGACGGCGAAGAGTTTGAAGGCGGCAAAGCCTCTGACTTCGTGCTGGCAATGGGCCAGGGTCGTATGATTCCAGGCTTCGAAGAGGGCGTTGTTGGCCATAAAGCCGGCGAAACCTTCACTATCGACGTGAAATTCCCAGACGATTACCACGCTGAAAACCTGAAAGGGAAAGACGCGAAGTTCGAAATCGTGCTGAAGAAAGTTGAAACCCGTGAGCTGCCAGAGCTGACAGAAGAGTTCATCAAGCGCTTTGGCGTGGAAGATGGTTCAATTGCCGGTCTGCGTGCTGAAGTGCGTAAGAACATGGATCGCGAGCTGAAAGGTGCTATCCGCAATCGCGTGAAGACTCAGGCAATCGACGGTCTGGTTAACGCCAACGACATCGATGTTCCGGTTGCGTTGATCGACAGCGAAATCGACGTTCTGCGCCGTCAGGCAGCACAGCGTTTTGGTGGCAACGAGAAGCAAGCGCTGGAACTGCCACGTGAACTGTTCGAAGAGCAGGCTAAACGTCGCGTAGTTGTTGGTCTGCTGTTGGGCGAAGTGATTCGCATCAACGAACTGCAGGCTGATGAAGATCGCGTTAAAACGCTGATCGAAGAGATGGCTTCTGCGTATGAAGATCCGCAGGAAGTGATTGAGTTCTACAGCAAAAACAGCGAGCTGATGAACAACATGCGCAACGTGGCTCTGGAAGAGCAAGCGGTTGAAGCAGTTCTGGCCAAAGCCAAAGTTACTGACAAAGCCACTAACTTCCAGGAACTGATGAACCAGACCTCAGCGGCCTGATTCGTAAGTTAACCGTAAGTGCTAA
The sequence above is drawn from the Pantoea nemavictus genome and encodes:
- the tig gene encoding trigger factor, producing MTVSVETTQGLGRRISITVAADSIESAVKKELVEVAKKVRIDGFRKGKVPAHIISQRYGASVRQDVLGELMTRNFVDAIIKEKINPAGAPNYVPGEYKEGEDFTYAVEFEVYPEVELKGLDAIEVEKPVVEVTDADVDTMLETLQKQQATWKESDAAATAEDRATIDFSGSVDGEEFEGGKASDFVLAMGQGRMIPGFEEGVVGHKAGETFTIDVKFPDDYHAENLKGKDAKFEIVLKKVETRELPELTEEFIKRFGVEDGSIAGLRAEVRKNMDRELKGAIRNRVKTQAIDGLVNANDIDVPVALIDSEIDVLRRQAAQRFGGNEKQALELPRELFEEQAKRRVVVGLLLGEVIRINELQADEDRVKTLIEEMASAYEDPQEVIEFYSKNSELMNNMRNVALEEQAVEAVLAKAKVTDKATNFQELMNQTSAA
- a CDS encoding lipoprotein → MLKKLLFPLLAAFILAGCASNNTTLDIQPKIQLPQQDPSLMGVTISVNGADQRSDQALAKVNRDGQLITLTPSRDLRFLLQEVLEKQMTSRGYMIGPSGAVDLQIVVNGLYADVTQGNVRYSITTKADISIIATAKNGNKQVKNYRQTYSVEGAFTATNAKITNAVNSTLSDVIADMAQDTSVHNFIKQNAR
- the ampG gene encoding muropeptide MFS transporter AmpG codes for the protein MTSHYLRIFTQRNAAVLLLLGFASGLPLALTAGTLQAWMTVENVDLKTIGFFSLVGQAYVFKFLWSPMMDRYTPPFLGRRRGWLLVTQLALIGGIIAMGFMQPSRDLTLLAALAVLVAFCSASQDIVFDAWKTDVLPPEERGSGAAITVLGYRLAMLISGGLALWLADRYLGWQATYWLMALLMVPGLIATLLAKEPTMPAREPHSLRQAVTFPLKDFFQRNNAWLLITLIILYKLGDAFAASLTTTFLIRGVGFSAGDVGLVNKTLGLLATIIGALYGGVLMQRLSLFRALMIFGVLQAVSNFAYWLLAVTPPHLGSMASAVFIENLCGGMGTAAFVALLMTLCNKSFSATQFALLSALSAVGRVYVGPAAGWLVELWGWPAFYAFTVFAGVPGLLLLWLCRGTLHSIQQSGEFVMRSLWPQGYRWTVRLFSVGCGLLALWLLALALNASGVLPINALLTPMFEAGMAFALLAVALGVILDSLALRKMSPGNHR
- the bolA gene encoding transcriptional regulator BolA yields the protein MMIREQIEEKLRNAFEPAHLEVHDESYRHNVPAGSESHFKVVIVSDRFTGQRFLQRHRAIYGELAAELAGSVHALALHTYTQKEWDGLQDTVLASPNCRGAGTLA
- the cyoA gene encoding cytochrome o ubiquinol oxidase subunit II, with protein sequence MRLSKYNKSLGILSLIAGAVLLSGCDSALLNPKGQIALEQRSLILTAFGLMMIVVIPAVFMAVFFAWKYRATNTNATYSPNWSHSNKVEAVVWTIPILIIIFLGVLTWKSTHALEPSKPLVSDVKPVEIDVVALDWKWLFIYPEQGIATVNQIAFPANTPVNFKITSNSVMNSFFIPTLGSQIYAMAGMQTKLHLIANEPGTFDGISANFSGRGFSGMKFKAIATKDDAEFQQWVAKVKAAPNALNTMDDFEKLATPSENHPVEYFSTTNPELFKQVIDKFKMSHGKMDMPQHEGMDMSHAASAGAEE